From Ananas comosus cultivar F153 linkage group 8, ASM154086v1, whole genome shotgun sequence, one genomic window encodes:
- the LOC109714201 gene encoding mitochondrial inner membrane protease subunit 2: MGPWNNLWLFTKKSITGIIIGVTISDRYLTFVSVRGDSMHPTFTASPTTFPGSLKGDLALAERFCLDKYRFSNGDVILFKCPSDHKQIFVKRLIALPGDWIQVPESSEILRIPEGHCWVEGDNAACSWDSRSFGPIPLGLVRGRVTHVVWPPWRMSQVERKIPEGRISSY; the protein is encoded by the exons ATGGGGCCATGGAATAATTTGTGGCTATTCACGAAGAAGTCTATAACTGGCATTATTATTGGTGTTACCATTTCAGATCGATACTTGACCTTTGTTTCTGTAAGGGGTGATTCTATGCACCCTACATTCACGGCAAGCCCCACAACCTTTCCAGGATCCTTGAAAG GTGATCTTGCGTTAGCCGAAAGGTTCTGCCTCGACAAGTATAGATTCTCCAATGGTGATGTGATACTATTTAA GTGCCCGAGTGACCATAAGCAGATATTTGTGAAGAGGTTAATTGCCTTACCAGGTGATTGGATTCAAGTTCCAGAGTCTTCTGAGATATTGAGGATCCCCGAGGGGCACTGTTGGGTTGAAGGTGATAATGCAGCTTGTAGTTGGGATTCTAGATCTTTTGGCCCC ATTCCTTTGGGTCTAGTTCGAGGGCGGGTGACCCATGTGGTTTGGCCACCGTGGAGGATGAGTCAAGTAGAGAGAAAAATTCCAGAAGGAAGAATTTCATCTTATTGA